In uncultured Methanobacterium sp., a genomic segment contains:
- a CDS encoding AAA family ATPase, producing MIIESLHISNFKSHRDTRIEFDTGISIIIGGNGAGKSSILEAVSFALFKQHTSKRIEQLITIGQKRMSVEIQFTANGRTYRVLRERTKTSSKAIMKIKEGGRFQSLVSGDKQVTLEVQNLLEMDGDLFLNAVYVRQGEIADLIDKTSSEKKQMIGRLLGIDSLEKAWKNLKIILDKYNERKIRLQGKIESFEDFETEFTAKNDKKRAMALKIKDINLKREENIIESDLLQEKKEILDKRSMEFENNNTLLKSKKDFQDQLEKSRKDLEGQLNEIILKEEEITRIEPRLKKLNVLKRLAEKSKELKVLQKDKERIITILNDIERFNNVLNENEQFYNEYSILDSEINNLQYAKDQFEGSRMLIQQYTERRSKIDGKMKQSLEKIRDVLEKSNQVLGTSFASVEEFENHLSTFKPQLEAQIRETSDSIQDIKRELSNLQVKNENLEKPINELEQVKDQCPICKSDITPQKREELLADYQSEIEDNQEISGTLKVRLEELEREKRILDSQQSNIQSINLGILKEYLKSVNDHQQEIDNINSSLQELQKKIVILENIEEDIKKKRSKLTAIKGNYEKYLTARGSLESLGDYEEQRARLDEINAPIRDLKKNISALMEIAGDSVENLPEEIAYLEQLSRKHQHLLGQVSQKESLVQRIGENQRQILETNTELDQIQKVIDDLNYNKEAHERVKNEWKLKNEELMELSGQKQLLVGQLNQLSNSLQEIEQKLDSLKKYENELKNLKDFLKLLNTIRDLYGKDGVQKDLRNISRPLIEEKTRELFERFNFEYSDVRLDEDYDVTIYGPSGESSLDMISGGEKIAVALALRLGITQVLSGGSLEMIMLDEPTIHLDAYRRQELIDLLKKMSIIPQMIIVTHDVDLEDAADNIMKIEKEEGISFLVES from the coding sequence ATGATCATTGAAAGTCTTCACATTAGTAACTTTAAATCTCATCGGGACACCCGCATCGAGTTTGATACAGGTATATCAATAATAATAGGCGGAAATGGTGCGGGTAAGTCCAGTATCCTTGAAGCAGTGAGTTTTGCACTATTTAAACAGCACACCAGTAAGAGAATTGAACAACTTATAACCATTGGCCAGAAGAGGATGTCAGTTGAGATCCAGTTTACTGCCAATGGCCGGACCTACCGGGTACTGAGGGAACGGACAAAAACATCTTCCAAAGCTATTATGAAGATTAAAGAAGGTGGAAGATTCCAATCATTGGTTTCAGGGGATAAACAGGTGACTCTGGAAGTTCAAAATCTTCTGGAGATGGATGGAGATCTGTTCCTCAATGCAGTCTACGTCAGACAGGGAGAAATAGCAGATCTCATTGATAAAACCTCTTCTGAAAAAAAACAGATGATTGGAAGACTTCTTGGTATTGATTCCCTTGAAAAGGCCTGGAAAAATTTAAAAATCATCCTGGATAAGTACAACGAACGAAAGATAAGGTTACAAGGAAAGATCGAATCTTTTGAGGACTTTGAAACTGAATTTACTGCCAAAAATGATAAAAAACGAGCCATGGCCTTAAAAATTAAGGATATCAACCTTAAAAGAGAGGAAAATATTATTGAATCTGACCTTCTCCAGGAGAAGAAAGAAATTTTAGATAAGAGGAGTATGGAATTTGAAAACAACAACACACTCCTTAAATCCAAAAAAGATTTCCAGGATCAGCTCGAAAAAAGCAGGAAAGATCTTGAAGGCCAGTTAAATGAAATTATCCTTAAAGAAGAGGAAATTACCAGGATAGAACCTCGTTTAAAGAAACTAAACGTTTTAAAAAGGCTTGCCGAGAAAAGTAAAGAGTTAAAAGTTTTACAAAAAGATAAAGAAAGAATAATCACTATTTTAAACGATATTGAACGTTTTAATAATGTTTTAAATGAAAATGAACAGTTTTATAATGAATATTCTATTTTAGACAGTGAAATTAACAATTTACAGTATGCTAAGGATCAGTTTGAGGGAAGCAGGATGCTGATTCAGCAGTACACAGAAAGAAGGTCTAAAATTGATGGAAAAATGAAGCAATCCCTTGAAAAAATAAGGGATGTTCTTGAAAAATCCAATCAGGTTCTAGGTACTAGTTTTGCTTCGGTGGAAGAGTTTGAAAATCACTTATCAACGTTTAAACCACAGTTAGAGGCACAGATCAGGGAAACTTCTGATTCTATTCAGGATATTAAAAGGGAACTGTCTAACCTACAGGTCAAAAATGAGAATCTGGAAAAACCAATAAATGAATTGGAACAGGTTAAAGACCAGTGCCCCATCTGTAAATCAGATATAACTCCCCAGAAAAGGGAAGAGTTATTAGCAGATTATCAATCAGAAATAGAGGATAACCAGGAAATATCAGGGACTTTGAAGGTAAGATTAGAGGAACTTGAAAGAGAAAAGAGGATTTTAGATTCCCAACAATCCAATATTCAGAGTATAAATCTTGGAATCCTGAAGGAATACTTAAAATCAGTGAATGATCATCAACAGGAAATTGACAACATTAACTCTAGTCTCCAGGAACTTCAAAAGAAGATAGTTATCCTGGAGAATATTGAAGAGGATATTAAAAAGAAGAGATCTAAACTGACTGCCATCAAAGGAAATTATGAGAAATATCTCACTGCTCGTGGGTCTTTAGAGTCCCTGGGCGATTATGAAGAACAAAGGGCAAGGTTAGATGAAATTAATGCACCAATAAGGGATTTGAAGAAAAATATTAGTGCACTGATGGAAATTGCAGGGGACAGTGTGGAAAACCTCCCTGAAGAAATAGCCTACCTTGAACAATTGAGCCGGAAACATCAGCACTTACTGGGGCAAGTCAGTCAGAAAGAGTCCCTAGTTCAGAGAATTGGTGAAAATCAGAGGCAGATTCTGGAAACCAATACAGAATTGGACCAAATCCAAAAAGTGATTGATGATTTAAATTACAATAAGGAAGCTCATGAAAGGGTTAAAAATGAATGGAAATTGAAAAATGAGGAATTAATGGAGCTGAGTGGCCAGAAACAGTTGCTGGTCGGACAACTAAATCAACTATCAAACTCCCTCCAGGAAATAGAACAGAAACTGGATTCCCTTAAAAAATATGAAAATGAATTGAAGAATCTTAAAGACTTTTTAAAACTTTTAAACACCATAAGGGATCTTTACGGTAAGGATGGTGTTCAGAAGGATTTACGGAATATATCCCGGCCACTTATTGAGGAAAAAACAAGGGAATTATTCGAAAGATTCAACTTTGAATACTCTGATGTGAGGTTGGATGAGGATTACGACGTGACCATCTACGGCCCCAGCGGTGAAAGCAGCTTGGACATGATCAGTGGCGGGGAAAAGATAGCAGTTGCCCTTGCTCTAAGGTTAGGGATAACCCAGGTGCTCTCAGGAGGTAGTTTAGAGATGATAATGCTGGATGAACCCACCATTCACCTTGATGCCTACAGAAGACAGGAACTAATTGATCTGCTCAAGAAGATGTCCATTATACCCCAGATGATCATCGTTACCCACGATGTTGACCTGGAGGATGCTGCGGATAACATTATGAAGATCGAAAAGGAAGAGGGCATTTCATTTCTGGTGGAATCTTAA
- a CDS encoding exonuclease SbcCD subunit D, with protein MQFAHLADTHMGYRQYGLIERETDFFDVFDQAIEEIVSERPDFAIHSGDLFEYSRPPTRALLTAQHGILKLKEAKIPIYAIAGNHDVVMRKNALPPQILYKDFGLKLISPNNPFYVTGNVFIGGSPYTSKYHSKALIERLESIEKSSQNYEKRILVLHQGIDRYIPYEYELKIGDVPQSFNYCAFGHIHERVVDDFGAGKLAYPGSTEIWRSNEVEGYKKNGKGFYLVDISGDIPEIENINLKLPREFIKETILASKLQEELSRINQYISSLPEKPILMVTVEGGDFNRSEVYETLNRTLSDSCLTVRPNYHPTTIESEPNPFENGKDALDIKKMIEHNLKNFNSEKVNQLATGLLKELSDGDFKTAQTMVQNFYEDLYDH; from the coding sequence ATGCAATTTGCCCATCTAGCGGATACCCATATGGGTTACCGCCAGTACGGACTTATTGAGAGGGAAACTGACTTTTTTGATGTTTTCGACCAGGCTATTGAGGAAATAGTTAGTGAACGGCCTGACTTTGCCATTCACTCCGGAGACCTGTTTGAATACTCAAGACCTCCAACCAGGGCATTACTCACTGCACAACATGGTATCTTAAAGTTAAAAGAAGCAAAAATTCCAATTTATGCCATAGCAGGTAATCATGATGTTGTAATGCGTAAAAATGCACTCCCACCCCAAATTTTATATAAAGACTTTGGTTTAAAGCTCATAAGCCCTAATAATCCATTTTACGTGACAGGTAATGTTTTTATAGGCGGATCACCCTATACATCGAAATATCACTCAAAAGCATTAATTGAACGATTGGAAAGTATTGAAAAATCATCCCAGAATTATGAAAAAAGAATTCTGGTCTTACATCAGGGAATCGACCGTTACATTCCCTATGAATATGAGCTTAAAATTGGTGATGTGCCCCAGAGTTTCAACTACTGTGCATTTGGACATATTCATGAAAGGGTAGTTGATGACTTTGGAGCTGGCAAGCTGGCCTATCCAGGTTCTACTGAGATATGGCGCTCCAACGAGGTTGAAGGTTATAAAAAGAATGGTAAAGGATTTTATCTGGTGGATATCAGTGGTGATATTCCTGAAATTGAAAATATCAACCTCAAACTCCCCCGTGAGTTTATAAAAGAAACCATTCTGGCCAGTAAACTTCAAGAAGAGTTATCCCGGATTAATCAGTACATCAGCAGTCTCCCGGAAAAACCCATACTCATGGTGACTGTGGAAGGGGGGGACTTCAACCGTTCCGAGGTGTATGAAACTTTAAACCGGACATTATCTGACTCCTGTCTTACAGTACGGCCCAATTATCATCCAACAACCATTGAAAGTGAACCAAATCCTTTTGAAAATGGGAAAGATGCTTTAGATATTAAAAAAATGATTGAGCATAATCTTAAGAATTTTAACAGCGAAAAAGTTAACCAACTGGCAACCGGGCTCCTGAAAGAACTGTCTGATGGAGATTTCAAGACTGCCCAAACCATGGTCCAGAATTTCTACGAGGATTTATATGATCATTGA
- a CDS encoding ATP-binding protein, which yields MNEIIGRCIGETSLVNVSFISKEMPRVGEYVSLKYDGKNVLGMIESLVRGSVSINDQIYDPLTIEKIKAIEGDDHYVRGSVKILGDIDDDLRIPRTPAPPGTEIQVADSEVLKKIFKVDKYGLKLGKLISQEEVGVEVDINRMVSRHLAVLAMTGAGKSNTVSVIVDGLLNVNGSVLIFDMHSEYVNTDFGTDKVNVIRPQINPLYLSFGEIKKLSNIPPNAYVQERYFLKAYKSARKSLMQGSPTGKDFIGLIQTKLEDWLVESEDPDAKSTNSADKKSIADVLNKLEHMRDKYGNILSLEAKDIIGSLKVGKANILDLGPVDEFASDVVVSHILRNILASRKEFLRTGDGLEFPIFLILEEAHILAPQNRKTESKLWISRIAREGRKFSVGLCLVSQSPKSLDSDALSQANNMIILRLVEPTDQSHVQRASESLSDDLIAQLPSLNIGEAIVLGLMTRIPTLVKIDEFQGKITGGDLNIVEEWSKSHQNQEKLLEEQKREYDDLGGDY from the coding sequence ATGAATGAAATCATTGGACGATGCATAGGAGAAACATCCCTGGTTAATGTGAGTTTTATCTCCAAGGAAATGCCCAGGGTAGGGGAATATGTCTCCCTAAAATATGATGGGAAGAATGTTCTGGGGATGATCGAATCCCTGGTGAGAGGTAGTGTTTCCATTAACGATCAAATATACGACCCGTTGACTATTGAAAAAATCAAAGCCATTGAAGGGGACGACCATTACGTTAGGGGTAGTGTTAAAATACTGGGAGATATTGATGATGACCTGCGCATTCCCCGAACACCGGCTCCCCCTGGAACAGAGATCCAGGTGGCAGATTCAGAGGTTTTAAAGAAAATATTCAAAGTGGATAAATACGGTTTGAAACTGGGGAAGTTAATAAGCCAGGAAGAAGTGGGTGTAGAAGTTGACATCAACAGAATGGTGTCCAGGCACCTGGCAGTTCTTGCAATGACCGGTGCAGGAAAGTCAAATACTGTGTCAGTCATTGTAGATGGTCTTTTAAATGTTAATGGTAGTGTTCTGATATTTGATATGCACTCTGAGTACGTGAACACTGATTTTGGCACGGATAAAGTCAATGTAATAAGACCACAGATCAACCCCCTCTACCTGTCATTTGGTGAAATCAAAAAATTATCAAACATACCACCCAATGCCTACGTTCAGGAAAGATACTTCTTAAAAGCGTATAAATCCGCACGGAAAAGCCTAATGCAGGGTTCACCCACTGGAAAAGATTTCATTGGATTGATCCAGACTAAATTGGAAGATTGGTTAGTTGAATCCGAGGATCCAGATGCTAAATCCACCAATTCCGCAGATAAAAAATCAATAGCCGATGTTTTAAACAAACTGGAACACATGCGGGATAAGTATGGTAACATACTCAGTCTGGAAGCAAAAGATATAATTGGCAGTCTAAAAGTGGGAAAAGCCAATATATTGGACCTGGGACCTGTGGATGAATTTGCATCAGATGTGGTGGTTAGTCATATCCTTAGGAATATCCTGGCCAGTCGAAAAGAGTTTTTGAGAACTGGAGATGGCCTTGAGTTTCCCATATTTTTGATCCTGGAAGAAGCTCATATTCTGGCCCCTCAAAATAGGAAAACAGAATCGAAACTGTGGATAAGCAGAATAGCCCGGGAAGGGCGTAAGTTTTCGGTGGGACTGTGCCTGGTGAGTCAAAGTCCCAAGTCACTGGACTCTGATGCCCTGTCACAGGCCAACAATATGATAATATTACGCCTGGTGGAACCAACTGACCAGAGCCATGTGCAGCGTGCCAGTGAAAGTTTGAGTGATGATTTAATAGCTCAACTTCCATCTCTGAATATTGGGGAAGCCATAGTGCTGGGTTTAATGACCCGCATTCCCACCCTGGTTAAGATAGATGAATTCCAGGGGAAGATCACAGGAGGGGACCTTAACATTGTGGAAGAATGGTCAAAATCCCACCAAAATCAGGAAAAACTCCTTGAAGAACAAAAAAGAGAATATGATGATCTGGGAGGAGATTACTGA
- a CDS encoding DNA double-strand break repair nuclease NurA: MLDSLYEKALKKRDNIHQKLEGIEYSQVDASQQWIDYPIAESNLDVNIGAGDGSINKRKFLPFIFYAIDAEGIIHSSESLKKIESSEIDIIFHHKYVEDRLRSYMGIFEIKNALKMFNQHHVDLFLFDGSILGNLIRPFPIEKELKEQVKEIIREKYLPILEEKLINSSDVEITSSKFVSEISKEFKDDTEAMIYLENLENLLVISELMKENKKIVAISKTSTSTEYFDRKIPDIAIFDMHSKKQGYSKPRYSNVSEVKRDFPVRNDFLKSMIFTIFYARLDDHKNILKFELPYQATAEDIKDLLKSIKNVSAEGYPLLLKKAHKDVVIRKNDLENLSKIMGFMEKSGREMLNE, from the coding sequence ATGCTGGATTCACTCTATGAAAAAGCTTTAAAAAAGAGAGATAACATCCATCAAAAATTAGAGGGAATTGAATACTCCCAAGTAGATGCTTCCCAACAGTGGATTGATTATCCCATAGCCGAAAGTAACCTGGACGTGAATATTGGTGCAGGGGATGGCAGTATAAATAAACGCAAATTCCTGCCATTCATATTTTACGCCATTGACGCCGAAGGAATAATTCACTCATCAGAGAGCCTTAAAAAGATTGAAAGCTCTGAAATTGACATCATATTCCATCACAAATATGTTGAAGACCGTTTAAGGAGTTATATGGGCATATTTGAAATTAAAAATGCCCTGAAAATGTTCAATCAACACCATGTTGATTTATTCCTCTTCGATGGATCTATACTGGGCAATCTCATACGACCTTTCCCCATTGAAAAAGAACTTAAAGAACAAGTTAAAGAGATAATTAGAGAAAAATATTTACCTATTCTCGAAGAAAAATTGATTAACTCTTCAGACGTTGAAATAACTTCATCTAAATTTGTTTCTGAAATTTCCAAGGAATTTAAAGATGATACTGAGGCAATGATCTACCTGGAAAACCTGGAGAACCTTCTGGTAATCAGTGAATTGATGAAAGAAAACAAAAAAATCGTGGCTATATCCAAAACGTCCACCAGTACGGAATATTTCGATAGAAAAATACCGGATATAGCTATATTTGATATGCACAGTAAAAAACAGGGGTATTCTAAACCAAGATATTCCAATGTTTCCGAGGTTAAAAGGGATTTCCCGGTTAGAAATGATTTTCTAAAGAGCATGATCTTCACCATTTTCTACGCCAGATTAGATGACCATAAAAATATTTTAAAATTTGAATTACCGTACCAGGCCACTGCAGAAGATATAAAAGATTTGCTGAAATCAATTAAAAATGTAAGTGCAGAAGGATATCCATTACTCTTAAAAAAAGCACATAAGGATGTTGTAATCCGTAAAAATGACCTGGAAAACCTTTCAAAGATAATGGGATTCATGGAGAAGAGTGGGAGGGAGATGCTAAATGAATGA
- a CDS encoding thermonuclease family protein, with protein MHFKYLLIIICIMVLAVSGCTSHDPNPINKSSVSSSNNSTTAVPSTSTSTSIGSSDQHTEVSGKCYKVVDGDTIDVEGVGRVRFVGVNTPERGEAGYQTAKDYVTNMCLGKTVGLDIDNAKNKDKYDRTLAVVYVDGVNLNQELLKKGYAEVMYIPPSEFNPYSWL; from the coding sequence ATGCACTTTAAATATCTTTTAATTATCATCTGTATCATGGTATTGGCTGTTTCCGGTTGTACCAGTCATGATCCAAATCCAATAAACAAATCATCAGTATCTTCTTCAAACAACAGCACCACAGCAGTTCCTTCAACCTCTACTTCCACTTCTATTGGTTCCAGTGATCAACACACAGAGGTGAGTGGTAAATGCTACAAAGTGGTGGATGGAGACACCATCGATGTGGAAGGGGTGGGCAGAGTGAGATTTGTGGGAGTTAACACCCCAGAGAGAGGGGAAGCAGGATATCAAACTGCTAAAGACTATGTAACCAATATGTGTCTGGGTAAAACAGTGGGACTGGACATTGACAATGCAAAAAATAAGGATAAATATGATCGTACACTGGCAGTGGTGTATGTGGATGGTGTGAACCTCAACCAGGAGCTCTTGAAGAAGGGTTATGCTGAGGTTATGTACATTCCACCTTCGGAGTTTAATCCGTATAGCTGGTTATGA
- the galE gene encoding UDP-glucose 4-epimerase GalE, with amino-acid sequence MILVTGGAGYIGSHANKELNLAGYETVVLDNMSYGHQDFLKWGVFEEVDLGDTEAIRDIFRKYEIEAVMHFAAFTYVGESVEDPQKYYLNNLRNTLNLFQVMNEFQVKKLVFSSTCATYGNPQKIPLTEDHPQNPINPYGQGKLMVEKVLKDYSRAYGLRYVSLRYFNAAGADPEQDVGERHDPETHLIPLILDAAAGKREDIKIFGTDYPTPDGTCIRDYIHVTDLADAHIKALKYLEAGGQSEVFNLGNGNGFSVREVIEEAKKVTGNQIKASEIERRPGDPPILVGSSEKAREILKWQPKYDDLTKIITTAWEWYKKDNVN; translated from the coding sequence ATGATACTGGTAACTGGAGGGGCAGGATACATTGGCTCCCATGCAAATAAGGAGCTTAACCTGGCAGGATATGAAACAGTGGTACTGGATAACATGAGCTACGGACACCAGGATTTCCTGAAGTGGGGAGTCTTTGAAGAAGTGGATCTAGGGGACACAGAAGCAATCAGAGATATTTTCAGGAAATATGAGATAGAAGCAGTGATGCATTTTGCAGCATTCACCTATGTCGGGGAATCAGTGGAAGACCCCCAGAAATACTACCTCAACAACCTCCGAAACACTCTAAACCTCTTCCAGGTGATGAATGAGTTCCAGGTGAAGAAGCTGGTCTTCTCATCCACATGTGCCACCTATGGAAACCCCCAGAAAATCCCCCTAACCGAGGACCATCCTCAAAACCCCATTAACCCCTACGGTCAGGGGAAGCTCATGGTGGAAAAGGTTTTAAAGGACTATAGTCGGGCCTATGGTCTTCGATACGTCTCCCTCCGTTACTTCAACGCAGCTGGTGCAGACCCAGAACAGGATGTGGGGGAAAGACACGATCCCGAAACGCACCTGATACCACTCATACTGGACGCTGCTGCAGGTAAAAGAGAAGATATTAAGATTTTTGGAACAGACTACCCCACACCAGACGGTACCTGCATCAGGGATTACATACACGTAACCGATCTGGCAGATGCCCATATAAAAGCCCTCAAATATTTAGAAGCAGGGGGACAGAGTGAAGTTTTCAACCTGGGAAATGGAAACGGATTCTCAGTCCGGGAAGTAATTGAAGAAGCCAAAAAAGTCACAGGTAACCAAATTAAAGCCTCAGAAATAGAAAGAAGACCAGGTGATCCACCCATTCTGGTTGGAAGTTCAGAGAAGGCCAGGGAAATCCTCAAATGGCAACCAAAATATGATGATTTAACCAAAATCATCACCACTGCATGGGAGTGGTATAAAAAGGATAATGTCAATTAA
- the galU gene encoding UTP--glucose-1-phosphate uridylyltransferase GalU: MKAVIPAAGLGTRFLPATKAQPKEMLPVYNKPTIQYVVEEAVASGIDDILIITGKGKRSIEDHFDRSFELEYSLRNCGKMDYLVEVEAISEMADIYYVRQKQQKGLGDAIHCAKKHIDGQPFAVLLGDTISQSQVPCTKQLLDVHEKYGASAIAIERVPKDKIERYGIIKGQQVEDSVYKIEDMVEKPRPEEAPSDLAITGRYVLESDIFDHIAEVEPGVGGEIQLTDAMRQLDSIYGHIFDGKIYDIGNNVEWLKSSLEIALQDPDVNGELREYLKNILK, encoded by the coding sequence ATGAAAGCGGTTATACCTGCTGCAGGACTCGGAACCCGGTTTTTACCGGCCACCAAAGCTCAGCCAAAAGAAATGTTACCAGTTTACAACAAACCAACCATACAGTATGTGGTGGAGGAGGCTGTGGCCTCTGGAATTGATGACATACTGATTATCACGGGTAAGGGGAAAAGATCCATTGAGGACCACTTCGACCGTTCCTTTGAACTGGAGTATTCCCTTCGTAATTGTGGTAAAATGGATTACCTGGTGGAAGTGGAGGCCATATCTGAAATGGCTGACATTTACTACGTTAGACAGAAGCAGCAGAAGGGACTGGGGGATGCCATACACTGTGCCAAGAAACATATCGATGGCCAGCCATTTGCCGTGCTTTTAGGTGATACAATAAGCCAGTCACAGGTTCCCTGCACCAAACAATTGCTGGATGTTCATGAAAAGTATGGTGCATCAGCCATTGCTATCGAAAGAGTGCCTAAGGATAAAATTGAACGTTATGGAATTATCAAAGGTCAACAGGTTGAAGATTCTGTATATAAAATTGAAGACATGGTTGAAAAGCCCAGACCTGAAGAAGCACCATCTGATCTGGCCATAACCGGACGTTACGTGCTGGAATCTGATATTTTTGACCATATTGCAGAGGTAGAACCTGGTGTGGGTGGAGAGATACAGTTAACCGATGCCATGAGGCAGCTGGATAGTATCTACGGCCACATATTCGATGGGAAGATTTATGACATTGGAAACAATGTAGAATGGCTGAAAAGCTCCCTGGAGATTGCCCTGCAGGATCCTGATGTCAATGGAGAGTTAAGAGAATATTTGAAGAATATTCTCAAATAA
- a CDS encoding dTDP-4-dehydrorhamnose 3,5-epimerase family protein, translating to MIDGVKVKKLKVIPDERGWLMEILRCDDDIYQEFGQVYLTTAYPGVVKAWHFHKKQTDNFTCVNGMMKVALYDSREDSPTHGEVNEFFVGDRNPMLISVPPLVYHGFKAVGTETAFFVSVPTLPFNYDEPDEYRLDPDTDEIPYDWILDKSKKHG from the coding sequence ATGATTGACGGCGTAAAAGTAAAGAAACTTAAAGTCATTCCCGATGAAAGGGGATGGCTCATGGAAATATTAAGATGTGATGATGATATTTATCAGGAATTTGGACAGGTTTACCTGACCACAGCCTATCCTGGGGTGGTGAAGGCGTGGCATTTCCATAAAAAACAGACTGATAATTTCACCTGTGTCAACGGCATGATGAAGGTTGCATTGTATGATAGCAGGGAAGATTCACCAACTCACGGTGAAGTTAACGAATTCTTTGTTGGAGACAGAAATCCAATGCTCATAAGTGTCCCGCCACTAGTTTACCATGGATTTAAAGCAGTAGGTACTGAAACAGCCTTTTTTGTAAGTGTACCCACATTACCATTTAACTATGATGAACCTGATGAGTACCGTCTCGACCCTGATACCGATGAAATCCCATATGACTGGATACTGGATAAGAGTAAAAAACATGGCTAA
- the rfbB gene encoding dTDP-glucose 4,6-dehydratase encodes MKIMITGGAGFIGSNFVHHLCTNDDYEIMVLDKLTYAGDMENLKEIRDKVEFVKGDIADEELVSKIMQDCDMVVNFAAETHVDRSIEDPGLFVKTDVIGTYNLLENVRKYDVERYLQISTDEVYGSIESGSFTESSNIDPSSPYSASKAGGDLLVGAYWKTYGTPIILTRSSNNFGPRQYPEKLIPLFILNAMQDKPLPVYGDGKNVRDWIYVMDNCKGIETALLKGELGEVYNIGGGNEKNNLEITHLILELLNKPESLITFVDDRLGHDRRYSLDSAKAMKLGWKPEYSFEEALRETVEWYKENYSRYLK; translated from the coding sequence ATGAAGATAATGATTACAGGTGGTGCAGGATTCATAGGATCCAACTTCGTACATCACCTTTGTACTAACGATGATTATGAAATAATGGTCTTGGACAAGTTAACCTATGCAGGGGACATGGAAAACCTCAAGGAAATCCGTGACAAGGTTGAATTTGTCAAAGGGGATATAGCAGATGAGGAACTGGTCTCCAAAATAATGCAAGACTGTGACATGGTGGTTAACTTCGCTGCTGAGACCCACGTGGACCGATCCATAGAGGACCCAGGCCTGTTCGTTAAAACAGATGTTATTGGGACCTACAACCTCCTAGAAAACGTTCGCAAATACGATGTGGAACGTTACCTGCAGATATCAACTGATGAAGTTTACGGGAGCATAGAATCAGGATCATTCACTGAAAGTAGCAACATTGACCCATCCAGCCCATATTCAGCCAGTAAAGCCGGTGGAGACCTTCTGGTAGGGGCATACTGGAAGACATACGGCACACCAATCATCCTCACCAGAAGCAGTAACAACTTCGGACCCCGCCAGTACCCTGAAAAGCTGATACCTCTTTTCATCTTAAACGCAATGCAGGATAAACCTCTACCAGTCTATGGTGATGGGAAGAATGTCAGAGACTGGATTTATGTTATGGATAACTGTAAAGGAATAGAAACAGCTCTACTTAAGGGTGAACTGGGAGAAGTATACAACATTGGTGGGGGAAACGAGAAAAACAATCTGGAAATAACCCACCTAATACTGGAGTTATTAAACAAACCAGAAAGCCTGATAACTTTTGTTGATGACCGGTTGGGTCATGACCGCCGTTACTCACTGGACTCTGCTAAAGCAATGAAACTGGGTTGGAAACCCGAATATTCATTCGAAGAAGCATTAAGAGAAACAGTGGAATGGTATAAAGAGAATTATTCCCGATATTTGAAGTAA
- a CDS encoding DUF167 domain-containing protein: protein MQAVQTTPQGITVMIEVSPKSAKFQIAGYNQWRKTLEVKLKSPPTKGKANKELMNEFFALTGHPTDIIAGQKSRQKTLLIHDMDEKEFYKILEGLI from the coding sequence ATGCAGGCAGTTCAAACCACTCCCCAGGGGATAACAGTAATGATAGAGGTATCTCCTAAATCAGCCAAGTTCCAGATAGCTGGTTACAACCAATGGAGGAAGACACTGGAAGTGAAACTCAAGTCCCCTCCAACCAAAGGAAAAGCAAACAAAGAACTAATGAACGAATTTTTTGCACTGACCGGTCACCCCACAGATATCATCGCAGGACAGAAAAGTCGTCAGAAAACCCTGCTCATACATGATATGGATGAAAAAGAGTTTTATAAGATTTTAGAGGGTTTGATCTAG